In a single window of the Desulfovibrio aminophilus DSM 12254 genome:
- a CDS encoding type III pantothenate kinase: MEEKILVLDVGNTQAKARPVGPGGFLGPEERVSGHKAYDAEAWTEWLVRAAAGSGPAALVFASVVPPADPVIREAAARLGWGALAVPEDLPVPMENRYLKPWEVGADRLVGSYAARLRFPAEERLIVVDFGTATTFDCIRGDALLGGLICPGLLSSARSLHVETAKLPLPTLELSSDHLRIDVGTMESLNQGLLFGAAAQVEGLAARLSEVMGGHAFVAATGGLAPSVARVCPAIRAVLPDLMFEGLAALYRRRGK; this comes from the coding sequence ATGGAGGAAAAGATACTCGTCCTGGACGTGGGCAACACCCAGGCCAAGGCCAGGCCCGTGGGCCCCGGCGGATTTCTCGGGCCGGAGGAGCGCGTCTCCGGGCACAAGGCTTACGATGCCGAAGCCTGGACGGAGTGGCTCGTGCGGGCGGCGGCTGGAAGCGGCCCCGCCGCGCTGGTCTTCGCCTCAGTGGTGCCGCCCGCCGACCCCGTGATCCGCGAGGCCGCCGCGCGGCTGGGCTGGGGCGCCCTGGCCGTGCCCGAGGATTTGCCCGTGCCCATGGAGAACCGCTACCTCAAACCCTGGGAGGTGGGCGCGGATCGCCTGGTGGGCTCCTACGCCGCCCGGCTGCGCTTCCCCGCCGAGGAGCGGCTCATCGTGGTGGATTTCGGCACGGCCACCACCTTCGACTGCATCCGGGGCGACGCGCTCCTGGGGGGGCTCATCTGCCCGGGCCTGCTGTCCTCTGCCCGTTCCCTGCATGTGGAGACGGCCAAGCTGCCCCTGCCCACGCTGGAGCTTTCCTCGGACCATCTGCGCATCGACGTGGGCACCATGGAGAGCCTGAACCAGGGTTTGCTTTTCGGCGCGGCGGCCCAGGTGGAGGGCCTGGCGGCGCGGCTGTCCGAGGTCATGGGCGGCCATGCCTTCGTGGCCGCCACCGGTGGTTTGGCCCCCAGTGTGGCCCGGGTCTGCCCGGCCATTCGGGCCGTGTTGCCGGACCTCATGTTCGAGGGACTCGCGGCGCTGTACCGGCGACGCGGGAAGTGA
- the eno gene encoding phosphopyruvate hydratase, with the protein MSTIVAVWAREILDSRGNPTVEVEVTYESGVSGRAAVPSGASTGEREALELRDGDKARFGGKGVTKAVDHIREEIANAVVGMDGLRQVALDNALIDLDGTENKSRLGANAILGVSMANARAAASFLGLPLYQYLGGVNAKLLPVPSMNIINGGAHAPNNLDIQEFMIMPLGAETFADALRMGAETFHALKGILAKDGHVTSVGDEGGFAPNLNSHAEAFEYIIRAIEAAGYNPGREIALAIDSAASEFYKNGKYVLAGEKKELSSLELIDFYAELCGRFPIVSIEDGLAEGDWEGWASLTDRLGDRIQLVGDDIFVTNPDILAEGIDRGVANSILIKLNQIGTVTETLDTIELAKQAGYTTMVSHRSGETEDHFIADLAVGVNAGQIKSGSLSRSDRLAKYNQLLRIEEDLDEEAIYYGPILGESWFGGEEE; encoded by the coding sequence ATGAGCACCATCGTCGCAGTCTGGGCCCGCGAGATCCTCGATTCGCGCGGCAATCCCACTGTCGAGGTCGAAGTCACCTACGAGTCCGGCGTTTCCGGCCGCGCGGCCGTGCCCTCCGGGGCCTCCACCGGTGAGCGCGAGGCCCTGGAGCTGCGCGACGGCGACAAGGCCCGCTTCGGCGGCAAGGGCGTGACCAAGGCCGTCGACCATATCCGCGAGGAAATCGCCAACGCCGTGGTCGGCATGGACGGCCTGCGCCAGGTGGCCCTGGACAACGCTCTCATCGACCTGGACGGGACAGAGAACAAATCCCGCCTCGGCGCCAACGCCATCCTCGGCGTGTCCATGGCCAACGCCCGCGCGGCGGCGAGCTTCCTCGGCCTGCCCCTGTACCAGTATCTGGGCGGGGTCAACGCCAAGCTGCTGCCGGTGCCGTCCATGAACATCATCAACGGCGGGGCGCACGCGCCCAACAACCTGGACATCCAGGAGTTCATGATCATGCCCCTGGGGGCGGAGACCTTCGCCGACGCCCTGCGCATGGGCGCGGAGACCTTCCACGCCCTGAAGGGCATTCTGGCCAAGGACGGACACGTGACCAGCGTCGGCGACGAGGGCGGCTTCGCGCCCAACCTGAACTCCCACGCCGAGGCCTTCGAGTACATCATCCGGGCCATCGAGGCCGCGGGCTACAACCCCGGCCGGGAAATCGCCCTGGCCATCGACTCGGCCGCCTCGGAGTTCTACAAGAACGGCAAGTACGTCCTGGCCGGCGAGAAGAAGGAACTCTCCTCGCTGGAACTCATCGACTTCTACGCCGAACTTTGCGGCCGCTTTCCCATCGTCTCCATCGAGGACGGTCTGGCCGAGGGCGACTGGGAAGGCTGGGCCTCGCTCACCGACCGTCTCGGCGACCGCATCCAGCTGGTGGGCGACGACATCTTCGTGACCAACCCGGACATCCTGGCCGAGGGCATCGACCGGGGCGTGGCCAACTCCATTCTCATCAAGCTGAATCAGATCGGCACCGTGACCGAGACCCTGGACACCATCGAGCTGGCCAAGCAGGCCGGGTACACCACCATGGTTTCCCACCGCTCCGGCGAGACCGAGGACCACTTCATCGCGGACCTGGCCGTGGGCGTCAACGCGGGCCAGATCAAGAGCGGGTCGCTCTCGCGCAGCGACCG